A stretch of DNA from Tribolium castaneum strain GA2 chromosome 7, icTriCast1.1, whole genome shotgun sequence:
TCCGAAGTTAGTGCCCTACCTGAAAAGCAAAAGCGTAGGTTACAGAAGCAAGAAGTcgcaaattttagacaaagaagacattagcaagtttattaatgaagcagatgacaagatatatttactgatgaaggtaaacttatcatattagtgtaatacaaatcaaaacaactcgttttatttatagactgTGCTAATTTTGGGTATATCGGGAGCCCTTCGACGTGaagaattagttaaaatgaagctaactgacatagaagataaacagtctgtcttaattgtgaaggtgcctgatacaaaaacccactgcgaacgaatatttactgtttcaaatttagaaaatatagaaattgtcagaaaatatAGAGCTTTGCGGCCTCCACGGGCGACTAGTgaccgtttatttttaaagtataccaacggaaaatgtgtgaatcaaaatgttggaattaacaaaatcggagagataccaagtttgattgcaaagtggcttaacaaagacgaacctaaaaaatatactggtCACTGCTTCAGAAGAAGCTCTGCCACTCTTTTGGCGAATGCTGGAGGTgatctaatttcaattaaacgtcATGGGGGCTGGAGAAGCAGCACAGTGGCAGAAAGTTACATCGAGGactctttgaataataaaattgaaattgccaataaaattcaaccttcttcctccacagaagaaaacaaaatcactcAACCTTCTACATCGGCTTCTTTTAATGGCGAAAATAACTTTCATTTACAAGCGTCTTCACTCAGGCCTCTGGGGATAAACGGGGGCACGTTTTCGTcatgcacatttaattttcatatgtcaaagtaaatatctattattattgttttgtaatattgttctgtataattataaaacctttaaaactacctctcattatcgatccgtctcttcatttcggttgctgttgatgtcttttcgtgttactaaaattgtaacagaaataagttggaacaaaatgatctgaaaaatcgagttgcctgcacagttaaaaaatattattttttcactgtgaaaccgtgaaaaaataatattttttcacagtgaaaaaacgtcaaacttcgcgcataggtaaccatgcataaatgtcacgattttttgacggctgtagaaaaaaacattttatttgttgctttttagtctttacttattctaatttaacccctttagggggtatttaaccacataggattgcattgtcactcagattacgtaagtatgcaaaattccAGTTCATCGgaacaacgggaaccctttcaaatttggctccaaaaatgtGACACAGgtagacagacaacaaagcaagttaaataaaagcttttaaaataatttcttaaaaaatgctAGAAATGGTATATTATCATCGATCTGGTATTTAGCTCGTTTTTTAAACGTTATGGCtgcttaaagttctgcaaacttaactttaaaaatttgaagtttgttattctttttcagaaatttgaaaacaccaatgGAAAGATCAAGGCTTCTGCTCTTAAATGAGctgaaaattatttcgaaaatttaaaaaaatggcatagttatcgatttttgaattaaaaggtgcaagtaaaaaaaaattaataaaaaaagcccCGAAATAAAATCACGAGGATTAAGTCACGGGGTCGACGCTCTTACCCTAATTAAAATctgtgaataaaaaaatattttttagaaaaaaagcttttacttAAGAGATgcacaaaaagtaaaatagaaaaagaaaaattttaatttgtaagcaaaaatattcttctctCATAGAAAaccattatttttactttttagtgcatcttttaaataaaaacttttttctaaaaaacattttatttattgttttttagtctttacttattctaattTAACCCCTCtagggggtatttaaccacatgggattgcattgtcactcagattacgtaagtatgcaaaatttcagttcatcggaacaacgggaaccctttcaaatttggctccaaaaatgtgacacagacagacagacaacaaagcaagttaaataaaagcttttaaaattatttcttaaaaaatgctAGAAATGGTATATTATCATCGATCTGGTATTTAGCTCTTATTTTAAACGTTATGGCtgcttaaagttctgcaaacttaactttaaaaatttgaagtttgttattatttttcaaaaatttgaaaacaccaatggaaagatctaggcttctGCTCTTAAATGagctgaaaattatttttaaatttttaaaaatggcaaagttatcgatttttgaattaaaaaatgcaagttcaaaaaaaaaaaaaataaagctcgAAATAAAATCACGAGGATTAAGTCACGGGGTCGACGCTCTTACCCTAATTAAAATCtgggaataaaaaaatattttttagaaaaaaatcttttacttaaaagatgcacaaaaagtaaaaaagaaaaagaaaaatcttaatttgtaatcaaaaatatttttctcatagaaaaccattatttttactttttagtgcatcttttaaataaaaacttaaaaaaaaaacattttatttattgctttttagtctttacttattctaattTAACCACaaaggattgcattgtcacgcagattacgtaagtatgcaaaatttcagttcattgggagcacgggaaccctttcaaatttggcttcAAAAATGTGacacagacagacagacaacaaagcaagttaaataaaagctattaaaattatttcttaaaaaatgctAGAAATGGGATATTATCATCGATCTGGTATTTAGCTCGTTTTTTAAACGAGCGTAATTGTTGGGGTGAATACAATGGAGGGATGTGGGTTACCAAAGCGGAAATCCATTCTTTCCGAAAAATGTCGATATTGTCGTCCAATTTAGATTTTTGCCGAGTATACGGGTTGGagatttttaaaaccaaaccAGTGTTGTGTTAATAGATTTTTCTGCAAAAGCTGGCGTAAAAGGCTTAAGTAAAAAGCAACATTTCAGCGTAAAGCCTGAAGCTGattagttaattaaatgtGATCGGTGATGGAAACATGAAGTGGGaactttttaaagtttttattatcaCACACAACCAACAATACTCTATCAGTCACCAGTGGGTCGGTTTATTaaagttgtaataaaatacaacttCATAACTTTGCTACTTCAAAAATACCAGCACAAGTTTGATGTTATTACGAACTTTGTTAATTAATACGAAGAGTTTCTAGTACCGCAAAATAAACTCAGTGAATAGAAGGTGAATAaactttggattatttttttcgtttcttgaACACGAATCCGTACTGATAACAAATCTCATTCAAGTAGttataaagtttaaaattaacgAAGTTATCGTTTGCAGTTGCGGGGATGTTAAAATCATACATGTAATTTGAATCTACACAAGCGAGAAACTTTTTATATTCTATTGTCATGTCCCGGTTACAATAAACTTCCACCTAACAGCcacctatttttataaaacttctAGGAAGCAAACAATTCAATTTTCCCTAACGAGATACTGCAACATTTcagtaaacaattttttcaactttgcAAGAACGGGTATTTACGTGAACGTCCcgtgttgaaatttttatttttgcgaaaGTAGTAatcacaataattaattaattaaactgaCTAAATTCCTAGAGTATGTACCTAGACTAAGGAGAAATACGAagtgtatttttggttgccATCTAATAACTACAttcttgaaataaatattgttattattattacatttcaACCTCCAtggtaattaaacaaaattgttgatacaatttttaatttgtggaaAATTCAAAACCAATGTTTATTTTCCTCAAATAtaaacaaactttattttattatgcgCTGGTAAGCCGATTTTATAAAAGCCATTTTTTAGCTGTATTATTGtgtgattaaatttttctaaaataataactacattttttaaaacacatattttatttagcttGCTGGACAAATAACATAACTAATTGAAAAACTCCTGGCTGctggaaataataaaatgaaaaagtaaattcgctacttttatgtaattttaacaatttcactgcatcattttacaaaattctttcatatattctgaatttttctgattatggtctcaattaaaaaaaataaaataaaaaggttACAACTAAAATTAGtgaaattaatagaaaatttttctttagatattgtttaaaaaaattacatctaACGATCTGATATACAGGTGTTCCGTCTAAGTCCCACGTTAAAAGTATGGAAAGTTATAATAAAGATCTTTATCTGAAAGTTAATCCGTTGATTTCTGCGCAATGAAAATACtttcaagatggcagcacttccggttataccggaagtcgctaccAACTTTCTTATCTTAAATGGaaaactatgtttttcacttcgtttttggattagttgagttattttaaggccgtttttatcagctgtccctatacctaagtttaacagtttttgaggtatttaggattttttgaaaatttttggatttgcaccggttacttcaaaaaaatcggtaattcgCTGAGTTTAGAGATTttcaaaatcatatttggagaattaaagaAGAAGGCCTGTATCTGCTCttcagtttgtttaaaatttaaaatgcagttAACAAACCCataaattttaaggttaagtttggacaattttaagtacccataacttatttttttcaagtggaatgtctaaatttttatttgaatacatggaggagaatttttttctgcttcGATCAGTATTAATATTCACTATACCtatctgtaataattttcaagttatgttgtttttttttgtcaatgtaagaaattttttactaaccaCAGTTATTTTTCCATAGTTTGTcatagtaatattttttattaaacttagacgataaactctgttcaaaaatatgttatcCTTctccaaaaaacaaaagagattcattgaatgttggtttaaaaaactttaatttctcacattttttcattcgtttccatagcaaagtataaaaaaaccTATAACTAGTGAATTtttcaatcccaacaaaaagttattgtaacttgaaaactattaaacataattataggaaatgctaatacagatcgatgcagaatttaattctctaccacttagtgaaataaaacgtttggcatttcatttgaaaaaaatgagttatagctacttaaagttctgcaaaattaactttaaaaatttggagtttgttatcctttttcagaaattttaaaccaccaaaggaaagatctaggctttCTCCTTTAAATGAgctgaaaattatttctaattttttaaaaatggcatagttatcgatttttgaactggaaggtgcaagtccaaaaaaattaaaaacccaaaatatttcgtaaacggctaaattttgGTATAGGGAAGATTAATAAAAGCtatcttaaaataactctagtaattctaaaacgcattaaaaaatatagctttttagttaaaataaggaagtttatagcgacttccggtataaccggaagtgctgccatcttgaaaCTATTTTCATGGAGCAGGACTTAATTATCTCGtaaactatcaacttttaggaaaaaaattaataagtagAAAAGGCGTAAAATGAGACGGTGAATGATattcagtaataaaatacaaagggtgctagttgaaaaaatcaagttacggtccttcaaagtttaccaaaatgaatgtgtcacagcatGGTAATACTACAATGCAAATGTATGATCTTGTCACCAAAAAATACCTTAGACATTTGTTTACCTACGGACAAAGTCCCAACTTGATATCCCAAAAATCAAGGctactgcgattttttaataatgtgcctgcagacgcactaaattgtagaaaaaattaaataacttctgaacggttcaagaaaattgcaaaaactaaactgatttataaagcttaaaaagtgcacatttaaatatgtataaaTATACAAAGCGtgccacttaaaaaaattattctaaaggctgcactgtaaaaatggaacaccctgtatggggcaaaataattttgaaacgtgcactttgactttccatttgcagtgccatttgatttatttcgatATCTTCGACAGTGTAGGTGCTGTCAAGCACGCCCATATcactgatacaccctgtatataacaCCTAATGAAAAGAGTTGATTTTAAAGGGGATATCAAGTTTTGGGTCGTACTGTtcgcaaaaatcaaaaaagttttttaaataatcttaGATGAAAGTTTACATTTCATAGCCGCCTACTTTATTAAAGTTTTCCAACtaactttaaataataaataataaaaacgaagCGTAGTTAAAATATAAGACCAAATAAAATGATTTCTCTTGTGTTTGCAATCAATAAACTCTTCTCCTTCAAATTCCTCCCTTGAGCCTGATCTCCCACCCTCTGACTTGAACTAACTCCACATTACATCCTTCACACACTTTTCACAAGTCGAAAGTTAGTCAGAATCATCGATTCCTAATCCTGGCCCCCATTCTGCGCAAGTACAACAAGCCAGTGATACCGCATTATCtcataattattacaaaaatgctCCATTGACCACAATTGCAACACTCCTCCGAGCCTTTCACTTGTTGGCTTCGTCGGAGTCGAGTCGAAAAATCCGCGATATCGCCGAGCGCAAGTGTCGTAGAGCAGCTCTGCGTTTCCCGATTTTCCCATTTCCCTCAGTCGTAGTCGGGAAAGCGTGGAGTGAAGTGCAAAATGACGAATGTGGACGAGATCCTGAACTACAAGCGCAAGGACGACGAGGATTTTTACGCGATTCTGGGATGCGATGAGAAATCGACGGTGAGttttttggcgatttttttttggcgaTTTCTGATTTTCTCGCAGGTGGAACAAATCACGGCCGAATACAAAGTCCGGGCCTTGCAGTGCCACCCCGACAAGAACGATGGCGATAAAGAGGCCGAGCAGAAGTTCCAACTGCTGAAGGTGAGTCAGTTTTGAGCGGTAATCCCAGAGCTGAACGCACTGGTAGCTCCCTCGACCTTGACCATTCACGCTGATTATCCTTTCCTTTCATATTCAACAGTCTGTTTGTTCATATTTTTGCCGGGGAATTAGATTCTTTGTTGACTTGTTTacaaacttgaattttttcttatcaaatatttattcCGTTTGATCTCGGGAGAAATGGTTCAGACAAGTCGATCACTCGCAAGTGGAAATGCGATTTTAGTGAAATGGAGACAAATAATGAGAAAAATTAGTTTGAATGAgacatttattatttgaagCCCGAGTCAATTTATCACTCCGATTCGACATCTAACTATTTCGGATGCAATTATGAATGgaattcaatttttgtgtGTTCACTCAgtcattaattaattccatCTACTTCAATAAATCTAGGCCTTTGTCGGGAGGGAATTTTGTTTGGATGAACTCGGTTTGTGCGCGGAGTGATTTGTTTGCCATATTTGTGCTTCAAATCTGggaatataataatattaataatttaatttaaacatagattttttttgagttagatgcaataaaaataaaaacacattgttaCAGAAATTGTCTAACACACAATACAAAATACACATGTTTCGTAGGGCACTATGGAAACCTGTTGATCTTTGGTGAAACATCCTCTATATTGTAATTATAGATGTAATgagaaatttttgattcacAATAGTGCCACAATAGTggctttttattcaaacatgatatactgaaaaaattgttatatttgttatttttttattttattaatttttttaatttaaaaatataagtacATTAGACGAATAGAAAATaggtgtaaaaattttaaaatgtaatcgTTTTTCaaccacatttttttgttttgttccttttagtgtttttattttttagccatattttttgtttttaatcaaCTCTTACCAGATCACGATCTaagagtttattttattttatttttttaccctGTCGTGTGTTTTGATTTATTCAATACTTTTTTCAAACGTCACATAGTGActagattttttctaaaaaattttcagttttttttctgaaaccgAATTTAGATCTGAAGCCTGgactctttttttattattactttataagtcgttctttttaaattctctTATAAATGTTTCCCCAGATGCTTTTTCGGAATTATTTTCTGATTCtactcaaaaatattttataaacgctttaacatttttctgaCATTCTCCATACTTTCTTTTAGATTTTGCGgcttttcaaaatatttcgctattttttttttaattttttggatcTAGGATCAAGACCATTCTTTAGATTATTAGGTACTTTATAAACCTATCTATAGATTCTGAAATCTGAATAAACACTTCTACATTCTTCAGGTTTTTTTTGACTCCACTCtgcgtttttttaaaatatttccataatttcgtttagatcatttttcatattgtttgcttatattaaactgtttatggacttttttctaaatttttagtaagattcttttctattttttcttaagCCGTCACTAAATCTAAAGTCTGgactttttttagattattatttcataaacctatcgcttcaacatttttctttcattCTACATATTTTCTTTTAGATTCTGCggcttttcaaaattcttcgGTATTTACgttcagaatttttccactgtaTTTCCTAGCACTTTTTAGATTTGTCTTAAAattcttaagatttttttctaaaaccaatttttgatCTAGAATCAGGACTATTCTTTagattaataatattaataaaggtATATAAACTAATGCTTATAAAGTAATATGAACCTATTTTTAGatcttttttctattattttattagttattagtttcTGTActcttttctaaatttttcttaagatttttttctgattcttTTTTAAGCCGTATCTAAATCTAAAGTCTGGACTCTTTGTTTAGATTGTTATTCTATAAACCTATCTTTAGATTcccttataatttttttctagatgcttctttagaattattttctacattctacgcaaaattattttataaacgcttcatcatttttgtttagaattctTTAAGTATTTCTTAGCACTTTTTAGATCCAAGGTAAAGACCATACTTTAGATTATTACTTTATAAATCTAACTTTAGATTTTGATTTGTGGATAAACACTTTTACAATCTCCTTTTCTTTTACACCACTTtgcgttttttcaatttttttccataatttccTTTAGATctttttttacattgtttacTCGTATTAGATTCTTTCTGTActcttttctaattttttcttaagatCCTTTTCTGATCTTTTCTTAAGCTGTCACTAAATCTAA
This window harbors:
- the LOC135266649 gene encoding uncharacterized protein LOC135266649 isoform X1 — translated: MDFSSENEIDAIASAAVSNLLPAKSRPQYEKTYLQFRQWCSMKKIDQVTENVLLAYLEEKSTTLKPPTLWALYAMLKATLNVKENIDTRKFPKLVPYLKSKSVGYRSKKSQILDKEDISKFINEADDKIYLLMKTVLILGISGALRREELVKMKLTDIEDKQSVLIVKVPDTKTHCERIFTVSNLENIEIVRKYRALRPPRATSDRLFLKYTNGKCVNQNVGINKIGEIPSLIAKWLNKDEPKKYTGHCFRRSSATLLANAGGDLISIKRHGGWRSSTVAESYIEDSLNNKIEIANKIQPSSSTEENKITQPSTSASFNGENNFHLQASSLRPLGINGGTFSSCTFNFHMSK
- the LOC135266649 gene encoding uncharacterized protein LOC135266649 isoform X2 produces the protein MDFSSENEIDAIASAAVSNLLPAKSRPQYEKTYLQFRQWCSMKKIDQVTENVLLAYLEEKSTTLKPPTLWALYAMLKATLNVKENIDTRYRSKKSQILDKEDISKFINEADDKIYLLMKTVLILGISGALRREELVKMKLTDIEDKQSVLIVKVPDTKTHCERIFTVSNLENIEIVRKYRALRPPRATSDRLFLKYTNGKCVNQNVGINKIGEIPSLIAKWLNKDEPKKYTGHCFRRSSATLLANAGGDLISIKRHGGWRSSTVAESYIEDSLNNKIEIANKIQPSSSTEENKITQPSTSASFNGENNFHLQASSLRPLGINGGTFSSCTFNFHMSK